In Osmerus mordax isolate fOsmMor3 chromosome 16, fOsmMor3.pri, whole genome shotgun sequence, the genomic stretch ACTTTCTTTATGTTCAAGTTCTACTTTTGTTCAAATGTAGCAAAAATCCAACTAGCAACTAACTGATGCAAATTTACTATACAAGTAAGGCAGGGTGATGCTCCTGAAGCTAATCCCCCATCGTTCATAAGGAACAAATATCATATTAATGAGAATATCATAATATCAAATTCCTTAATTTTGCTTCGTAATCCCCAAATTTGAATGGCTGTGACTATAATCCACCAAGGTGTTCTTCCCCAGtccattgtgtctgtgtgcatccaGTTTCTCTGTAATCCTCTCGCACCACTCACTGCTGTTAATTGCCTTGTAAGCTGGAGGAGCAACGCTCTCCTCCAAATCCATTCCGGTTACCTGCTGTTAGTCAAGACTGCTACAACAAGCTAACTGTTAAATTGGCACgcaaaccatccatccatccattatcttccgcttatccgggggtcgggtcgcgggggcagcaacctaagcagggaggcccagacttccttctccccggccacttccaccagctcttcctgggggaccccgaggcattcccaggccagccgagagacatagtccctccagcgtgtcctgggtcttcctcggggcctcttcccagtgggacgtgcccagaacacctcaccagggaggcgtccaggaggcatccttatcagatgcccgagccacctcaactggctcctctcgacgcggaggagcagcggttctactctgagcccctcccagataaccgagcttctcaccctatctctaagggagagcccggaaaGCCTGCGGAGAAACTTATTTTTGCCGCTTGTTTTCGCGCAAACCATTGCATGATTAAACATTTCCAATGAAGAGATTGTTTTTGAAATTATACTGAGATTTGGTAATGGTTTATTTCAACCAATTGAAGGTGAAACAACGTCCTTTGCCTCTGAGCCAGCCTCCTGATGTGTTCAGACATGGGTCCTCTCCTGATACAGGATGATACGTTAACACAGGAGAGGATAACGGATCATTCTGACCCTGGGCCCACAACTCCTAGGACACCAGAGGACTTCTGCGTGAATGTTAGCCCACCCAGGGCCCCTCGGTCTGGTCTAGAGAGAGCATGTTGTGAAGGCAGTGAGGCTGACGGTGGAATAAAGGTCAAGGTAAATGGCCTTGCATTGACCCAGTGGTTTTCAGGTGCCAAACACATAGTCCTTATTGTTTCCATCTGATCAAGTTCTTCAGAAACATGAGGAGGAAACCAACATCTGCCACAAGGAGAAGACTTTCCTTGTCCTCAGTAGAAAAAACACCACGCAGACCTGGGAAGACGAGAAGAGGACAAAGAAAGGTATACAGGGGGGTTCACTAATGTGCACCTCCTGATCTCTTCACAAAAACCCTCCCATAgaaactttttaaaatattttttttcattgCAGGCTGCACAAAACCTTATTTTTTACTGAAAGAAACGTAATTATTGTACCTTTTACCGTACTTAAGTGTTTAAACACTGGTCCCCATGACTTGTAAAACACATTAGTACTCTTTTCCTACATCCTAGAATCCAAGCTTGTCCAGATGATGGAtctagactctctctctcagccacaTCTCAAATGAAGGCACAGCATCACACAATCCACAATTGCCAAATATGTCATTTTTTTTGCCAATACAATACCCAAATGCCCTGGCCCTTTGTCACTGCCAGAGCTCTTAGACCCCAGAATGGCCACAAGGGGATTTGATTCCCACTGTTTGTCGAATGCTTTTGAGTAAAAATCTAATAGGTCCAGAATGAGCTCAGGGAATGTCCAGAATTGATGTGAATGGATGCCAGCTTAATTCTTATGTTACAACATGGTGTTACACTGGGatacatcatgtttactttgaCTTTTTAGTTAAGCCTTTGTTTAACTTTAATTTGTATGTCTGGTATTTACTAGGCATAGGTGAATATTCATCAGACACTTTTCCCCAAATTCCTCAGTGAGGGGTACACCTATGTCTGTCTCCCACTCAGTTCTATTCCTTTCTGTGCTGACTCATTCCTGACTAACAAGTGTCGTCTGATATAGGATTGGCACTGCTCTTCAATGCCCTGGTGGAAAATTATTGATATAGCATTGGCACTGCTTTTCAATGCCCTGGTGGAACATTATTGATATAGCATTGGCACTGCTTTTCAATGCCCTGGTGGAACATTATTGATATAGCATTGGCACTGCTCTTCAATGCCCTGGTGGAACATTATTGCACAGCAAGGTAAGGTTAGCCCTATTTGTTTTGCGGTACTGTAGCAAAATCTGATAAGGTAGCACAAAATGACAGAACACTGGATCTCTAGACATAAAAAAAAGATCAACAAAGTGAGGCACCGGGCAATTACATGTGGATGGTTCGAAGGTGTGGTTGGAATTCTTTTTAGGATGTTCTAATCTTTTTCCATATTTTCAAGGAGCTGTGTACCAGAGACGTTTCCTCCatattacaatgtttttttagTCTTAACACGTCTGTTGAGAAGGGCTGGGGAAAAGGTTCTGCGACAGACTGCTCGCTTTATAGAAAGCCTGGCTGGTGTGTTCACCTCAATGCTCTGTGAGATTACAACTTTTCCAGAAAGACAGAGGGTTTAAATGTGCAGCTCGGTAGTAACATCTCAAATCTGTGAGACTGAAGCCTTCCTAATTTTTTGTTTTACATAGGTGTTGCTTATATACTCAAAACGTTACACTACTGCCAGATAAAGGGGATTATAAGAAATTCACATTTCCTAAAATAGCTTTGTGGAATACACGATTGGATAAACTGAAATGGGCAAACCACCATCTTTAATAACATTTACTCTCCCAACCAGTGACAGTTGGAGAGTGTGTTCTGTTTAGCTGGATTATTTTAAGTTTCCAGTTTGCCTCAAGTAATAATCAGGTTTTCTGGTAACAGTCCCCCCAGGTAAGTGTCCCTATCCTTGGTAATCTAAAAGGGCACACGTTTAGCGTGGAACTATTCTGGTTTAAACATTGTGTAGTCTTTAACATTCTGTATACTCCCTTTGTTCCAAGGGTCAAAAATGACAGCCTAAAATAAATGACCTTAAAATAAATCAGTTTACAGTAATTACATTTTAAACctcaaatatttttttgcaAGAAGAAACAAACCTGTTATTACTTCAGTGCAGCGAGACTGCATTTAATCAATGGGCACCACtccttttattatttattacacatttgctctcaTGACTtcaggaaagagagaagtggTGGAACTGCAGCTGTACCAGAAAGCACCAATACAAGAATGtcctctggtgtgtgtctgtgctttctGTTGTGTGTAAATCATTTTAACTGCTGGGTCAATCTTTGTACCCTGGTAGTGCACAACTTTCATGAAAGAATTAACGGCCATGTTTCATTCTGGGGTGTTGTTGTATACATTGTGGCTACAGGTTATATGGCTAAAACTAACAGATTTAAGAGGGGGTGCCCCTGTCTGGTGCTGTGGTATAGAGGAAACttgggacatttacatttattcatttagcagacgcttttatccaaagcgacttccaagagagagctttacaaagtgcgtaggtcactgatcataacaacaagatagccacaaaaacattgcgagtagccaaaacatgaagcacacattgtgtacaacaaaagtaagtgccaaagggaagaaccataagagcatgtagtttaagttgccagttcgattcccggccgtgccaaatgacgtgtccttgggcaaggcacttcaccctacttgcctcggggagaatgtccctgtacttactgtaagtcgctgtggataagagcgtctgataaatgactaaatgtaaatgtgtaaatgtaaacaagttacaattaaacaacatgaaccgctataagtgcaagtgtacctgtggaaaaagcaagcaacaataataaaaacaatatatcacagcgagtacaaacatttaaatcagttaccactaacctcAAGAGCAACAattctctaagcaagagtcattgtgatccttgaggaaactaacattgggtcaagcgaaccattcctaagtaccgttgtactcccggaacaagtgcgtcttgagccttttcttgaaggtggagagacagtcagtgtttctgatggaggtggggacttgattccaccactggggggccagacaggagaagagcttgtgttgggaccgggcggtcttgagcggtgggaccaccaggtggtTGGGACACATCCTGCTTTGTGATAAGACTTGCTGTGAGATGAGCATACTGAATCTGTATCCAGTCAATTAACTCCTTCCCAAAGCCAAATGCCTCCAAGGATCAACTGGTTTTGATTTGAAGTTGTCTCTTTCACAGGGTGGTGATCCTGATCCTCTCCCTCAGTGGCTGGTGAATCTGATGTACAACATTGAAGAGGCCACCACACACCAGCTAGTTGTTGAGTAGGTTCCATGTTTGATGTATGTTTGATTCGAAACCGTATTAAAGGATTCATCACTGACAGTGAGTTGACACTCTCTTTGGGTTTTGATCCGACCAGTACCTATTAGGGTTGTAAAGAGGTGGACATGTTTTGGGAAAGTGCCAGGGAAGTTTCAGAAAAACTTTACCGTTTTAAATTTGAGAGATTTTCTGTAATTATACTGTAGCAACCAAGGGACGTAGCCGGGGCGAACAGCACAGCACCACTCAAAAGCACGGTTGTTGTACTAAATAGCAGACGTTTattgaaaaacaacaaaaaacaccaaATAAATTAGGTTCTTCTTCGGTTGAGGGAACAGTCTGGACTGGTCCGGCTGGGCTGTTTGGACCCCCACTCCTCactgaaaaaaacacacacagtaggagttGGTTAGACAACGGCCGTAAGCGTGTGTTGGAGTCCAGCTCCCACTCACCACACCTGCGCAGCTCGTTGTCTCCCTTGGGAGTGGCTTGCCGGTGACCCGGTCTATGGTGCTGCACTCCTGGGTTGCCACAATACGTTCTCAAAAGCAACCATCGCACGAGCTGTTATTTCCCACACCACATGTACATACAGTTCTCAGGATCAGTCACACAACTAAAGACAAGCCTACTTTCAACCCAAGGAGCACATGTGTTCTGTTAAATTTAGGTTATATTAGGTGAATATCTAAACATTGTCCATGTCAATATAAATAGTGTACAAAGATATAAAAGTTTCTGGCTTGGTAAGGTCTTTCACATTTTATTTGCTGCCATAGACGTGTACCAGTACAGGTTTGAGCTTGATTTACCATACTATGCTGTATTCAAACTGTATTGtcatttataaaacattttaaagggATGTTATTAATACTGTTATCAATGATGTATGGAcatcacaaacaaaacacagtgtACCCCCCAAAATAATTTCCATTAATTCCCCCAAATTTCTAAATATTTCCATGGAAAGTTTTCACCATTCCACATTACAACATTCTGGAATTTTGCAACTCTGGTCGGTGTCCTGTTTAAGCAGATGATAGGGAAAATGATTGTTGAGCAGGAGGAATCAGTGAAGACAAAATACACTGGACTTAAAATGAACAAAATTGTATTTCATCGGAATGTAGACTTTCTTAGTGGAACAGCATACCGGTAATGTATCCCTGACTATGACAGGGTAATGTCTAGCTGTAGGTACATGAGGCCATGCCCACACAGATGTTCAtatggggggtcaggtggctgagtggtgagggaatcgggatagtaatccgaaggttgccagttcgattcccggtcatgccaactgacgttgtgtccttgggcaaggcacttcaccctacttgccttgggggaatgtccctgtacttactgtaagtcgctctggataagagcgtctgctaaatgactataaatgtaaatgtaaaatatagtgTCCAGTGGAAAGGACTAATCAGAGGATCATTCTAGAGGGCAAAGGCTGCATGTGCGTGTCCGGGGAGGAATACTACACCAGGAAACAGCCATTTACTGGAACCCTTTTCCAGACAAACATGTTTTGAGACAAGAGAAATAATCCATATTGTTACCATGGTTATGCAACACAAAGGGGGTCTTGTTTGCAAGGCAGATAAGAAGGGCCTTCACCAAAGATCAAAGAAACTCACAAATATGGTTTAAGAAATAAGAGAGTAGAAAAAGAGACTGCCATTTTGTTACAACCTCTGTTCAACCTTtttagaatgaatgaatgaatgaattggcAATAACATGATTTTATAGATACTATCAGGTCTCAAGAACTTGTCAGATGGAGGATTtgcagaaaaaagtttttgttgCACAAAAATGCATCCACATCTTCTCAAGCTATTAACATTGTTGACATGATGACGGTATCAAGTTGGCTCTGTGATGTTAACCACTAGGTCAACCACAAATTTACTGTAGGGGTTGAAGTTGTTATTGTCAGTTCATAATCACTCAGTGTTCCAAAATCAATATTGACAAGTGCTCTTCTGAACCTTAGTCCAGGTCTACCCACTCCATCCAGAGGTCATGCACCTAATAGAACTAGCCTGTTCAAAATATTTAATATCTGGAGTCACCATGTCAAACATTAACCCTGCAGAGGCCAGAGACCTGTATAAATACTGCCAAGCTGCTGCTTCGGGGAAATCAGTTTAGAAGGAAACCAACTGCTTGGCCTCAAATCTCCAAAACACATCTGAAAAGATTTTGTTCCTTGTTAAGTTCCTGAAAGCTTGGCGATGACTGGAATATACAAGAAGCTGACGCTGGTGTTGGGGGTGGCCCTTGCTTTCCTGGCAGGGGGGCTGTCCTCCCCTGTGGTGGGACCTGAGCCTATCCGATGTGCCCCCTGTACCCAGGAGAAGCTGGACCAGTGCCCTGCCATTCCCCTGAACTGCAGGCAGGTTCtgagggagcctggctgtggctGCTGTCAGGCCTGCGCCCTGGAGAAGGGGGCCTCCTGCGGGGTGTACACGGCCCACTGCGCCCAGGGTCTCCGCTGCACGCCCCGACCTGGTGAGGCCAGACCACTCCACTCCCTCACCAGGGGACAGGGCGTCTGCGCTGAGGACGGGGGACAAGGTAGACTCCATGACTGAACCACCCTTATCCTTCACATGTTTTGACATGAATTATTAGTACTCTAAGTGATTTCAATCCTTACGCCGCACACTTCAGAGTGTACTCTGAATTCATTTGCGTCGTCTTTTCATGACAGGTTGAAGTTTAATGAAGGTTCATGAACTCTTGTTGATGTTGAAGGGCTAAGCTGACCTAGTTGCCTCCCCCCACAGACGAAGCTGATGGCCTGCCTGACCACAGCTCCCTGCCTTACCTGCTGGGCCTCAACACGCCTTCCGACCACCGCGATGCCGCCGAGGCCCAGGAGAGCATTAAGGCCAAAGTCAACGCCATCCGCAAAAAGCTGGTGGagcaggtacagacacacacacgcaaccagcATACTCAACCTGGCTTGCTGTTATGGGATCTAGGGCACGAGTTGAAAGGCTGTTGTGGAAAGTTACTTTCCAGCCCTCTAGAGGGAGCACTTGCTgtccaaagaaaaaaaaaacacttcgcTTTGTTTCCGAATCCAGAAGTAATTTATTTAAAGTTTGGTTATGTTTGCATGCTATCGTTTTATTTCTGAATGAATTgtgctgtattgtgtgtgtatgatgaatTATAACCCCAAAATActcatctccctttctctccctttctcctaatCTCTCTTCTTCAGGGCCCCTGCCATATTGAGCTGAATGCATCACTGGACATGATCGCCAGTTCCCAGCAGAAACTGGGGGAGAGGTTCACCACCTTCTACCTCCCTAACTGTGACAAGCATGGCTTCTACAAGGCCAAGCAGGTGAGGCACATCTCCATCACC encodes the following:
- the LOC136959082 gene encoding insulin-like growth factor-binding protein 1 — translated: MTGIYKKLTLVLGVALAFLAGGLSSPVVGPEPIRCAPCTQEKLDQCPAIPLNCRQVLREPGCGCCQACALEKGASCGVYTAHCAQGLRCTPRPGEARPLHSLTRGQGVCAEDGGQDEADGLPDHSSLPYLLGLNTPSDHRDAAEAQESIKAKVNAIRKKLVEQGPCHIELNASLDMIASSQQKLGERFTTFYLPNCDKHGFYKAKQCESSLVGPPARCWCVSAWNGKKVPGSSDLAGDSECHQELTH